In Paenarthrobacter sp. GOM3, a single window of DNA contains:
- a CDS encoding PhoH family protein, which yields MSESLNGRLRTGNGNLPPTEFPHTLPGTRTEIVTFDNSDQMVHSLGSHDEALRYIEEQFEGVNFHVRGNELSMTGPSTDISRVMRLLEEVRGLVSKGTLVTPDVLQQLVSLLRTQSVQNPADVLTHNILSSRGKTIRPKTLNQKNYVDAIDDNTVIFGIGPAGTGKTYLAMAKAVQALQTKEVSRIILTRPAVEAGERLGFLPGTLSDKIDPYLRPLYDALHDMMDPESIPRLMAAGTIEVAPLAYMRGRTLNDAFIILDEAQNTTPEQMKMFLTRLGFGSKMVVTGDVTQIDLPFGATSGLRIVREILKGIDDVNFSILEAADVVRHRLVADIVSAYSNWDDAHRADANTHHKREERK from the coding sequence ATGAGTGAATCTTTGAACGGGCGGCTCAGGACCGGAAACGGCAACCTGCCGCCCACTGAGTTCCCGCACACCTTACCGGGCACGCGCACGGAAATTGTCACGTTCGACAACTCCGACCAGATGGTTCACTCGTTGGGCAGCCACGATGAAGCCCTGCGCTACATCGAGGAACAGTTCGAGGGCGTCAATTTCCACGTCCGTGGCAACGAACTCTCCATGACAGGTCCGTCCACCGACATCTCCCGCGTGATGCGCCTCCTTGAGGAGGTCCGCGGGCTGGTGTCCAAGGGGACCCTGGTGACTCCTGACGTTCTTCAGCAGCTTGTCTCGCTGCTTCGCACGCAATCCGTGCAAAATCCGGCCGACGTACTGACGCACAACATTCTTTCCAGCAGGGGCAAGACCATCCGCCCCAAGACGCTGAACCAGAAGAACTATGTGGATGCCATCGACGACAACACGGTCATCTTCGGAATCGGCCCCGCCGGTACGGGCAAGACCTACCTCGCCATGGCAAAAGCAGTCCAGGCCCTGCAAACGAAGGAAGTCAGCAGGATCATCCTGACGCGACCGGCCGTCGAAGCGGGGGAGCGCCTCGGCTTCCTTCCCGGGACGCTGAGCGACAAAATCGATCCCTACCTTCGTCCGCTGTACGACGCCCTGCACGACATGATGGATCCTGAATCCATCCCGCGGTTGATGGCTGCCGGGACCATTGAGGTGGCCCCCTTGGCTTACATGCGTGGCCGCACGTTGAACGACGCCTTCATCATTCTTGACGAAGCGCAGAACACCACGCCGGAACAGATGAAGATGTTCCTGACCCGCCTCGGTTTCGGCTCCAAGATGGTGGTCACCGGAGACGTCACGCAGATCGACCTGCCGTTCGGTGCCACCTCCGGCCTCCGGATTGTCAGGGAAATCCTTAAGGGCATCGACGACGTCAATTTCTCAATCCTTGAAGCCGCCGACGTCGTCAGGCACCGTTTGGTAGCCGACATCGTCTCGGCGTACAGCAACTGGGATGACGCGCACCGCGCCGACGCCAACACCCATCACAAGCGTGAAGAACGTAAATGA
- a CDS encoding LCP family protein, with the protein MKERKGLPLWLKITTGVVSLALVAGVAFAAFWFIRLQSNITKAPLSAGENRDSGVAAANDKTDRLQILILGSDTRDGKNSDYGSSEDSTGYGHSDVMMLLDISADNKRVNVMSFPRDLLVDVPQCTDHTNNQTFPARSGVMINEAMAEAGIGCAVDTVNKLTGLQIDHFMMADFNAVKELSKAVGGVNVCVSDPVFDPDSRLRLPKGTSQVEGEQALAFLRTRHAFGDGGDLGRIKGQQAFLSSLTRKLKDEGTLGNPQRLLQIADVVTQNLTVDDGLASVPSLLTIGGRLKDIDVSKVAFVAVPTQPAAIDPNRLELAEPQASQLFSALRADLDLTSPGATSSPAASGSPTAQPTATTPAAPAYDKAIQPVAVANGSGIAARAQEVMAVLTGNGFAQAVSYLANPVDQTVVYYGAGFADVAADVATLYGIPAAQVQQAAGVAGVQLYVGTDFGTGSVYGAASVPPDVVNQTASDAVCQQVNPLYIDQ; encoded by the coding sequence ATGAAGGAACGCAAGGGACTGCCGCTCTGGTTGAAAATTACGACTGGTGTGGTTTCCCTGGCGTTGGTCGCCGGCGTCGCCTTTGCCGCGTTCTGGTTTATCCGCCTTCAGTCGAACATCACCAAAGCCCCCCTCAGCGCCGGCGAAAACCGGGATTCGGGGGTAGCGGCAGCAAATGACAAGACCGACCGGCTGCAGATCCTCATTCTTGGGTCGGACACCCGTGATGGAAAAAACTCGGACTACGGCAGCTCGGAGGACTCCACCGGCTATGGGCATTCCGATGTCATGATGCTGCTGGACATTTCCGCGGACAACAAGCGCGTCAATGTCATGAGCTTCCCCCGCGACCTGCTGGTTGATGTGCCGCAGTGCACCGACCACACCAACAACCAGACCTTCCCTGCCAGAAGTGGCGTGATGATCAACGAAGCCATGGCCGAGGCCGGCATTGGCTGCGCTGTGGACACTGTCAACAAATTGACGGGCCTGCAAATTGATCACTTCATGATGGCGGACTTCAACGCCGTCAAGGAACTCTCCAAAGCGGTTGGTGGCGTCAACGTCTGCGTCAGCGATCCCGTTTTCGATCCGGACTCCCGCCTTCGCCTGCCCAAGGGCACTTCCCAGGTTGAGGGCGAACAGGCTTTGGCGTTCCTGCGAACCCGGCATGCGTTCGGCGACGGTGGCGACCTCGGACGGATCAAGGGCCAGCAGGCCTTCCTTTCGTCCCTGACCAGGAAACTCAAGGACGAAGGTACTTTGGGCAACCCACAGCGGCTGCTGCAAATTGCCGACGTCGTTACGCAGAACCTCACGGTGGACGACGGACTGGCTTCCGTGCCGTCCCTGCTGACGATCGGCGGGCGCCTGAAGGACATTGATGTCTCCAAGGTGGCTTTCGTCGCTGTTCCCACTCAGCCCGCTGCCATCGATCCGAACCGGCTGGAGCTGGCGGAACCACAGGCATCGCAACTTTTCTCGGCGCTGCGGGCCGACCTTGACCTGACCTCGCCGGGCGCTACGTCAAGCCCGGCTGCTTCCGGAAGCCCGACAGCGCAGCCAACGGCTACGACGCCGGCCGCGCCCGCCTACGACAAGGCCATCCAGCCGGTCGCGGTCGCCAATGGCAGCGGAATTGCTGCCAGGGCCCAGGAAGTAATGGCTGTGCTCACGGGCAACGGCTTCGCCCAGGCGGTGTCCTACCTGGCGAACCCGGTGGACCAGACCGTGGTCTATTACGGAGCCGGTTTTGCGGATGTGGCCGCTGATGTGGCAACCCTCTACGGCATTCCGGCTGCGCAGGTCCAGCAGGCAGCTGGAGTTGCCGGGGTTCAGCTCTATGTAGGCACCGACTTCGGTACGGGCTCTGTCTACGGTGCTGCTTCGGTACCGCCGGACGTCGTCAACCAGACAGCCAGCGACGCCGTCTGCCAGCAGGTCAATCCGCTGTATATCGACCAATAG
- the era gene encoding GTPase Era: MSKQNKKFDADQDFGGFHAGFSVLVGRPNAGKSTLTNALVGQKVAITSAKPQTTRHTIRGIVHRDDAQLILVDTPGLHRPRTLLGKRLNDLVADTLSEVDAIGFCLPANEKIGPGDKYIAAQLAAVGRKPIVALVTKTDLVDRQALTEQLLAVAELGRDVLGEQGWADIVPVSAADGFQVSTVADVLISHMPPSPPLYPDGELTDEPEAVMIAELIREAALEGVRDELPHSLAVVVEEIVPREGRTEDNPLLDVRVNLYVERPSQKAIIIGKGGSRLREVGTNARKGIETLLGTRIYLDLHVKVAKDWQRDPKQLVKLGF, translated from the coding sequence GTGAGCAAGCAAAATAAGAAATTCGACGCCGATCAGGACTTCGGCGGCTTCCACGCAGGTTTCTCCGTGCTGGTTGGCCGGCCCAATGCCGGCAAATCAACCCTCACCAACGCGTTGGTGGGCCAGAAAGTGGCCATCACCTCGGCAAAGCCGCAAACCACGCGCCACACCATCCGTGGAATCGTGCACCGCGACGACGCGCAGCTGATCCTCGTGGATACGCCGGGCCTCCACCGGCCCCGCACGTTGCTCGGCAAGCGCCTCAACGATCTGGTGGCCGACACCCTTTCCGAAGTTGATGCCATTGGTTTCTGCCTTCCGGCCAACGAGAAAATTGGCCCGGGCGATAAATACATTGCAGCGCAGCTGGCCGCAGTGGGTCGCAAACCGATCGTTGCCCTCGTGACCAAGACCGACCTGGTGGATCGGCAGGCGTTGACGGAGCAGTTGCTCGCCGTCGCCGAACTGGGCCGGGACGTCCTGGGCGAACAGGGCTGGGCAGACATTGTTCCGGTTTCGGCAGCGGACGGCTTCCAGGTCTCCACGGTTGCCGATGTCCTGATCAGCCACATGCCGCCGTCGCCCCCGCTGTACCCTGACGGTGAGCTCACTGATGAGCCAGAGGCAGTGATGATCGCCGAATTGATCCGGGAGGCTGCCCTGGAGGGCGTTCGGGACGAGCTTCCGCACTCCCTGGCGGTAGTGGTTGAAGAGATCGTTCCCCGCGAAGGCCGAACCGAGGACAACCCGCTTCTGGATGTCCGGGTCAACCTTTACGTTGAGCGGCCGTCCCAAAAAGCCATCATCATCGGTAAGGGTGGGAGTCGCCTGCGGGAAGTGGGAACCAATGCCCGCAAGGGCATTGAAACCCTCCTCGGCACCCGGATTTACCTGGATCTCCACGTCAAGGTGGCCAAGGATTGGCAGCGCGATCCCAAGCAACTGGTGAAACTCGGGTTCTAG
- the ybeY gene encoding rRNA maturation RNase YbeY, which translates to MSIEVNNESGVAVDEAQLVTLSRFIFERLYIHPQAELSILLVDEPAMEKLHIELMDEPGATDVLSVPMDELTPGTPDKPTPQGMLGDIAICPQVAEVQARNAGHPTQDEMLLLTTHGILHLLGFDHAEPDEKAEMFGLQRELLSEFLGKDAPMETMQ; encoded by the coding sequence ATGAGCATCGAAGTAAACAACGAGTCCGGCGTCGCGGTGGACGAGGCCCAGCTGGTGACGTTGTCGCGCTTCATCTTTGAGCGTCTCTACATCCACCCCCAAGCCGAGCTGTCCATCCTGCTGGTGGACGAGCCTGCCATGGAGAAGCTGCACATCGAGCTGATGGACGAACCCGGGGCCACAGATGTTCTCTCGGTGCCGATGGACGAGTTGACGCCGGGCACGCCGGACAAGCCGACGCCCCAGGGCATGCTGGGCGACATCGCCATTTGCCCGCAGGTGGCCGAGGTCCAGGCGCGCAACGCGGGACACCCCACACAGGACGAGATGCTGTTGCTCACCACCCACGGCATTCTCCACTTGCTTGGCTTCGACCATGCAGAGCCTGACGAGAAAGCAGAAATGTTCGGTTTGCAGCGTGAGTTGCTGTCTGAATTCCTGGGCAAGGATGCCCCCATGGAGACCATGCAGTGA
- the leuA gene encoding 2-isopropylmalate synthase, with protein sequence MRNAQKPSGMPIHRYLPFQDQITVEVPDRTWPDKVITKAPRWCAVDLRDGNQALIDPMSPARKLKMFQLLVKMGYKEIEVGFPSASQTDFDFVRQLIEGGHIPDDVSIQVLTQAREHLIERTYESLVGAKQAIVHLYNSTSVLQRRVVFNQDEDGIMDIALQGARLCKKYEETLTDTHITYEYSPESFTGTELEYAARVCNAIADVFEASADKQVIINLPATVEMATPNVYADSIEWMHRNLHPREGIIISLHPHNDRGTGVAAAELGYLAGADRIEGCLFGNGERTGNVDLVTLGLNMFVQGVDPMIDFSDIDEVRRTVEYCNQLPVPERSPYGGDLVFTAFSGSHQDAIKKGFEALEKDAAAAGKSVDDFTWQVPYLPIDPKDLGRSYEAVIRVNSQSGKGGVAYLLKNEHNLDLPRRAQIEFSGVIQRRTDAVGGEVSGAQLWQIFQDEYLPSEEEQAQWGRYTLGSVSTETDESGAMTMNANLRIDGAEVRRTGHGNGPIAALLDILHHDGVDVRVLDYSEHALSEGGSASAAAYVECAVGERVLWGVGIDPSTTTSSLKALISAVNRAVRDAQA encoded by the coding sequence ATGCGTAATGCACAAAAGCCCTCCGGTATGCCGATTCACCGCTACCTGCCATTCCAGGACCAGATCACTGTAGAGGTTCCGGACCGCACCTGGCCGGACAAAGTAATCACCAAAGCCCCTCGCTGGTGTGCCGTTGACCTGCGGGACGGAAACCAGGCCCTGATCGATCCCATGAGTCCGGCACGCAAGCTGAAGATGTTCCAGCTGCTCGTCAAGATGGGCTACAAGGAGATCGAGGTTGGTTTCCCCTCGGCGTCCCAAACAGATTTCGATTTCGTTCGGCAGCTCATTGAAGGCGGCCACATTCCCGACGACGTCAGCATCCAGGTCCTGACCCAGGCACGCGAGCACCTGATCGAACGCACCTATGAGTCCCTGGTGGGGGCCAAGCAGGCCATTGTCCACTTGTACAACTCCACCTCGGTGCTGCAGCGGCGGGTTGTCTTCAACCAGGACGAAGACGGCATCATGGATATCGCCTTGCAGGGAGCCCGTCTCTGCAAGAAGTACGAAGAAACGCTGACGGACACGCACATCACGTACGAGTATTCGCCCGAGTCCTTCACGGGAACCGAGCTGGAATATGCAGCCCGCGTTTGCAACGCCATTGCTGATGTCTTTGAGGCCTCCGCCGACAAGCAGGTCATCATCAACCTGCCCGCCACGGTGGAAATGGCAACGCCGAACGTCTACGCAGACTCCATAGAGTGGATGCACCGGAACCTTCACCCCCGCGAGGGAATTATCATCTCCCTGCACCCGCACAACGACCGCGGCACCGGAGTAGCTGCTGCTGAGCTCGGTTACCTGGCGGGTGCAGATCGGATTGAAGGCTGCCTGTTCGGCAACGGAGAGCGCACCGGCAACGTGGACCTGGTGACCTTGGGCCTGAACATGTTCGTGCAGGGCGTTGATCCCATGATCGACTTCTCCGACATCGATGAAGTCCGCCGCACGGTGGAGTACTGCAACCAGCTGCCCGTTCCGGAGCGTTCCCCGTACGGTGGCGACCTCGTGTTTACCGCGTTTTCGGGCTCGCACCAGGACGCCATCAAGAAGGGCTTTGAGGCTCTCGAGAAGGACGCGGCAGCTGCCGGCAAGTCCGTGGACGACTTCACCTGGCAGGTCCCGTACTTGCCCATCGACCCCAAGGACCTCGGGCGAAGCTACGAAGCCGTGATCCGGGTGAATTCGCAGTCCGGTAAGGGCGGAGTTGCCTACCTGTTGAAGAACGAGCACAACCTCGACCTGCCGCGCAGGGCACAGATTGAGTTCTCCGGAGTCATCCAGCGACGCACCGACGCTGTGGGTGGCGAGGTCAGTGGTGCCCAGCTGTGGCAGATCTTCCAGGACGAATACCTCCCCTCAGAGGAAGAGCAGGCCCAGTGGGGCCGTTATACCCTGGGCAGCGTGAGCACCGAGACCGACGAATCCGGTGCCATGACCATGAATGCGAACCTCAGGATCGACGGCGCCGAAGTGCGCCGTACAGGCCACGGCAACGGTCCCATCGCAGCACTGCTGGACATCCTGCACCATGACGGCGTAGACGTGCGGGTACTCGACTACAGCGAGCATGCGCTGTCCGAAGGCGGCAGCGCGAGTGCAGCAGCGTACGTCGAATGCGCTGTGGGTGAACGCGTCCTGTGGGGAGTCGGGATCGACCCCAGCACCACGACGTCATCGCTTAAGGCCTTGATTTCGGCGGTAAACCGGGCAGTCCGCGACGCCCAAGCATAG
- a CDS encoding isoprenyl transferase, which yields MALGKKNKSTVARTAPVVAPYGHPSGAVPPKIPSELIPQHVAIVMDGNGRWANQRGLPRIEGHKAGEPALLDVMAGAIELGIKYVSVYAFSTENWRRSPEEVRFLMGFNKDVLRRQRNQLDEWGVRIRWAGRRPRLWGSVIKELEEAEDYTRANDTCTLTMCVNYGGRAEIADAVSAIAHDVAAGRLKPGSVSEKTIQKYLDEPDLPDVDLFLRSSGEQRLSNFLLWQSAYAEFVFMDTLWPDVDRRTLWEAVEIYAKRDRRYGGAVDAAPIAK from the coding sequence GTGGCACTTGGCAAGAAGAACAAGTCAACAGTTGCGAGGACGGCACCGGTGGTGGCGCCTTATGGTCACCCTTCAGGGGCAGTGCCACCAAAAATTCCGAGTGAGCTCATACCGCAGCACGTGGCCATCGTCATGGATGGCAACGGGCGCTGGGCCAACCAGCGGGGGCTGCCCCGGATTGAGGGCCACAAGGCAGGCGAACCGGCACTGTTGGACGTCATGGCGGGTGCGATCGAACTCGGCATCAAGTACGTCAGCGTCTATGCTTTCTCCACCGAGAACTGGCGGCGGTCGCCTGAAGAAGTCCGGTTCCTCATGGGATTTAACAAGGACGTATTACGACGCCAACGCAATCAGCTTGATGAGTGGGGAGTCCGGATCCGCTGGGCGGGTCGTCGGCCACGGTTGTGGGGTTCGGTGATCAAGGAATTGGAAGAGGCCGAGGACTACACGCGCGCCAACGACACTTGTACGTTGACCATGTGTGTTAACTACGGCGGACGGGCGGAGATCGCGGATGCCGTCTCGGCCATTGCCCACGATGTTGCCGCGGGGCGTTTGAAGCCCGGCTCCGTCTCGGAGAAGACCATCCAGAAGTACCTGGACGAACCGGACCTTCCGGACGTGGATCTGTTCCTTCGCAGCTCAGGCGAGCAGCGGCTCTCCAACTTCCTTCTCTGGCAGTCAGCCTACGCGGAGTTCGTTTTCATGGACACGCTGTGGCCGGACGTCGACAGGCGGACGCTCTGGGAGGCTGTGGAGATCTACGCCAAGCGGGATCGCCGCT
- the recO gene encoding DNA repair protein RecO, with the protein MANPSFAARSYRDDAVVLRTHKLGEADRIITLLTKHHGQVRAVAKGVRRTSSRFGARLEPFMVADLQLVAGRTLDIVTQAVAKGAYGSDIAADYGRFTVAAAMTETAEKLTDADTESGTAQYNLLVGALAALSRSDHPPELILDSYLLRALATGGWAPSFTDCARCGRPGPHTAFAAPVGGMVCSDCRPPGSPAPAPETVELLGALLTGNWGVADVSDPRHRRESAGLVASYLQWHLERAVKSLKHVERS; encoded by the coding sequence GTGGCCAATCCGTCGTTTGCAGCACGGTCCTATCGGGACGATGCCGTGGTGCTCCGCACCCATAAGCTGGGCGAGGCGGATAGGATCATCACCCTTTTGACCAAGCACCACGGGCAGGTCCGGGCCGTTGCCAAGGGAGTCCGGAGAACCAGCAGCCGATTCGGTGCGCGCCTCGAGCCGTTCATGGTCGCAGACCTGCAACTGGTCGCTGGCCGGACACTTGACATAGTGACGCAAGCCGTCGCCAAGGGTGCCTACGGAAGCGATATCGCCGCCGATTACGGCCGCTTCACTGTGGCGGCCGCAATGACCGAGACAGCCGAGAAATTGACGGATGCCGACACCGAGTCGGGGACCGCCCAATACAACCTGCTGGTTGGGGCTTTGGCCGCATTGAGCCGCTCCGACCATCCTCCCGAGCTCATTCTGGATTCGTATCTGCTTCGGGCCCTGGCCACCGGGGGCTGGGCGCCGAGTTTTACGGATTGTGCCCGTTGCGGCCGTCCAGGCCCGCACACCGCATTTGCGGCACCGGTTGGCGGAATGGTGTGCAGCGATTGCCGGCCGCCGGGGTCGCCGGCCCCCGCGCCGGAGACCGTGGAACTCCTTGGAGCATTGCTGACAGGCAATTGGGGCGTCGCCGATGTCTCGGATCCCCGGCATCGCAGGGAAAGTGCGGGGCTGGTGGCCAGTTACCTGCAATGGCATTTGGAACGCGCCGTGAAATCACTCAAACATGTGGAGCGAAGCTGA
- a CDS encoding M13 family metallopeptidase, whose amino-acid sequence MPQSGITLSNIDHNVRPQDDLYQHVNGAWLNSTTIPDDRPLEGTFTALRDGAELAVKAIIEEAAAKADSATGVEQKVGGLYASFLDEAAAEEKGFDPVRGRLQEVESVDSPQELAALIGRLFRSDVSGLFSIYPAPDAGNPERILLYIGQGGLGLPDESYYRDEKFEAIVAAYGKYIATMFNLASIPDAQAASERVVALERALASHHWDNVTLRNPQKTYNLKTADEARALFPLLDTWFETARVDPAKRTELVVSTPDFFAGAAALLESEPLQTWKEWLTLRILSSAAPYLSSGFVDTNFDFYGTTLSGTPRNKERWKRGVAVVEAALGEAVGQIYVERHFPPGHKARMETLVGNLIEAYRDSISALTWMSEETKVEALKKLQAFRPKIGFPEKWIDYSAVEINPTDLLGNVERAHNADVDRHLDEIGKPVDLTKWLMTPQTVNAYYHPMLNEIVFPAAILQPPFFNADADDAVNYGGIGAVIGHEIGHGFDDQGSQFDGTGALRNWWTEEDRTAFEALTTKLVAQYDALSPYAAPDHKVNGKLTLGENIGDLGGLAIAYKAYLLSLDGAEPEVIDGFTGQQRFFMSWAAGWRQVIRTEEAIRRLATDPHSPNEFRTNAIARNLDAFHQAFSVGEGDGMWMEPGERVSIW is encoded by the coding sequence GTGCCACAGTCGGGGATCACTCTTTCCAACATCGACCACAACGTCCGGCCCCAGGACGACCTTTACCAACACGTCAATGGCGCGTGGCTCAACAGCACGACCATCCCTGACGACCGGCCGCTGGAAGGAACCTTCACCGCGCTGCGGGACGGCGCCGAGCTGGCCGTCAAGGCGATCATTGAGGAAGCTGCCGCGAAGGCGGACTCAGCTACCGGCGTCGAACAGAAGGTCGGTGGCCTGTACGCCAGCTTCCTGGATGAAGCCGCAGCGGAGGAAAAGGGATTCGACCCGGTCCGCGGCAGGCTCCAGGAGGTTGAATCCGTTGACTCCCCGCAGGAATTGGCGGCGCTGATCGGGCGATTGTTCCGGTCCGATGTCTCGGGCCTGTTCTCCATCTACCCGGCGCCGGATGCTGGAAATCCCGAGCGCATCCTTCTCTATATCGGTCAGGGCGGCTTGGGGTTGCCGGACGAGTCGTACTACCGTGACGAAAAATTCGAAGCGATCGTGGCGGCCTACGGTAAGTACATTGCCACCATGTTCAACCTCGCTTCCATCCCTGATGCACAGGCCGCCTCTGAACGCGTTGTCGCCCTCGAAAGGGCCCTTGCCTCACATCACTGGGACAACGTCACGCTGCGGAATCCGCAAAAGACCTACAACCTCAAGACCGCAGACGAGGCCCGGGCATTGTTTCCCTTGCTGGACACGTGGTTCGAAACTGCACGCGTGGACCCGGCCAAGCGGACCGAGCTGGTGGTCAGCACACCGGACTTCTTTGCCGGGGCCGCTGCACTGCTGGAATCCGAACCGCTTCAAACGTGGAAGGAATGGCTGACCCTGCGCATACTGAGCTCGGCAGCCCCGTATTTGTCGTCCGGTTTCGTCGATACCAACTTCGACTTTTACGGGACCACGCTCAGCGGAACGCCCCGTAACAAGGAGAGGTGGAAGCGTGGCGTTGCCGTGGTGGAAGCTGCGCTGGGCGAAGCCGTAGGCCAAATCTACGTTGAACGGCACTTCCCTCCCGGTCACAAGGCCCGGATGGAGACACTGGTGGGAAACCTCATCGAGGCCTACCGGGACAGCATCTCCGCCTTGACTTGGATGAGCGAAGAAACCAAGGTTGAAGCCCTCAAGAAACTCCAGGCGTTCCGGCCCAAGATCGGCTTCCCGGAAAAATGGATCGATTACTCTGCCGTCGAGATCAACCCCACTGACCTCCTGGGCAATGTTGAGCGTGCGCACAATGCCGACGTCGACAGGCACCTTGACGAGATCGGCAAGCCCGTCGATCTCACCAAGTGGCTGATGACGCCACAGACCGTCAATGCCTACTATCACCCGATGCTGAACGAAATCGTCTTTCCCGCCGCCATCCTCCAGCCGCCGTTCTTCAACGCGGACGCAGACGACGCCGTGAACTACGGTGGCATCGGGGCGGTCATCGGACACGAAATCGGCCACGGGTTCGACGATCAGGGCTCACAGTTCGACGGCACGGGCGCCCTTCGGAACTGGTGGACCGAAGAAGACCGCACTGCCTTTGAGGCCCTCACTACCAAACTGGTGGCACAGTACGACGCCCTTTCCCCCTATGCAGCCCCGGACCACAAGGTGAACGGCAAGCTGACACTGGGCGAGAACATCGGCGACCTGGGTGGCCTCGCCATCGCCTACAAGGCCTACCTGCTCAGCCTGGACGGAGCGGAGCCGGAAGTCATCGACGGTTTCACCGGACAGCAGCGGTTCTTCATGTCCTGGGCAGCCGGCTGGCGCCAGGTGATCCGAACCGAAGAAGCGATCCGGAGGCTGGCCACTGACCCGCACTCCCCCAACGAGTTCCGCACCAACGCCATTGCCCGCAACCTCGACGCTTTCCACCAGGCGTTCTCCGTGGGCGAGGGCGACGGTATGTGGATGGAACCCGGAGAACGGGTCAGCATCTGGTAA
- a CDS encoding hemolysin family protein, translated as MTSIILVGMALVFLSFVALLTAAEAAFNFLPRHEAEQSIGRSKGKALGGILRNPVAHMRALRFWRVWFEMAAAVAVAVVLHSLLDNVWLAGLAATGIMAVIGFVLVGVSPRQLGRAHSGPVVRFTAPLIRFLCWILGPIPGWLVALGQTVAPGAPAGDDAFVSEEEFREFVDRAAESDMIEDNEAELIHSVFDFGDTLVRSVMVPRTDIVSIGTGSDLETAMGLFLRSGYSRIPVIGENTDQIRGILYLKDVAAALHRTEPGLQAHDVDSLARDVRYVPESKPVSDLLRELQQESTHVAIVIDEYGGTAGLVTLEDLIEEIVGEIVDEYDAAAEEAVDLGDGTYRVSARMSIDDLGELFDMDLDDDEVDTVGGLLAKALGQVPIVGSSVEVNGVSLRADRLEGRRNRVSHIIAAAIPKEDTDFEDLLEDADSTQQGVPREQAK; from the coding sequence GTGACCTCGATCATCCTGGTCGGCATGGCGCTGGTTTTCCTGAGCTTCGTTGCCTTGCTGACCGCAGCGGAGGCTGCCTTCAACTTCCTGCCCCGGCACGAAGCCGAACAATCCATTGGCCGAAGCAAGGGCAAGGCCCTGGGCGGCATCCTGAGGAACCCCGTCGCGCACATGCGCGCCCTGCGGTTTTGGCGGGTGTGGTTCGAGATGGCGGCCGCGGTTGCGGTCGCCGTCGTCCTTCACAGCCTGTTGGACAACGTGTGGCTTGCGGGCCTTGCGGCCACGGGCATCATGGCGGTTATCGGTTTTGTGCTGGTAGGGGTTTCCCCGCGGCAATTGGGCCGGGCCCACTCAGGGCCGGTCGTCCGGTTCACCGCGCCCCTGATCAGGTTCCTCTGCTGGATCCTTGGGCCCATTCCCGGGTGGCTTGTGGCACTTGGCCAGACAGTGGCGCCGGGTGCTCCGGCGGGAGATGACGCGTTCGTCAGCGAAGAAGAGTTCCGCGAATTCGTGGACCGGGCAGCCGAGTCGGACATGATCGAGGACAACGAGGCTGAACTCATCCATTCCGTTTTCGATTTCGGCGACACCCTGGTGCGCTCAGTAATGGTGCCCCGGACTGACATTGTCAGCATCGGAACCGGCTCGGACCTGGAGACGGCCATGGGCCTGTTCCTGCGCTCGGGCTACTCAAGAATTCCCGTGATCGGCGAAAACACCGACCAGATCCGCGGAATCCTCTACCTGAAGGACGTGGCTGCGGCCCTGCATCGCACGGAACCTGGACTTCAGGCCCACGACGTCGACTCGCTCGCCCGGGATGTCCGTTACGTTCCCGAGTCCAAGCCGGTGAGCGACCTCCTGCGGGAACTCCAGCAGGAATCCACCCACGTAGCCATCGTTATCGATGAGTACGGTGGCACCGCGGGCCTGGTCACACTTGAGGACCTCATCGAGGAAATCGTTGGTGAGATCGTGGACGAATACGACGCTGCCGCCGAAGAGGCCGTGGACCTTGGGGACGGTACGTACCGGGTCAGCGCACGGATGAGCATCGATGACCTGGGCGAATTGTTCGATATGGACCTCGACGACGACGAGGTAGACACTGTCGGTGGCCTCCTCGCCAAGGCACTCGGGCAGGTACCGATTGTGGGAAGTTCTGTTGAAGTGAACGGAGTGTCGCTTAGGGCCGATAGGCTTGAGGGTCGCCGAAACAGGGTCAGCCACATCATTGCGGCAGCCATTCCAAAGGAAGACACTGACTTTGAGGACCTCCTCGAAGACGCCGACTCAACGCAACAGGGAGTTCCACGTGAGCAAGCAAAATAA